The following proteins come from a genomic window of Portunus trituberculatus isolate SZX2019 chromosome 35, ASM1759143v1, whole genome shotgun sequence:
- the LOC123513054 gene encoding TBC1 domain family member 7-like → MGDEKNFRSQFYKKVGLREVEEKRALEALLKEQPLDLERLTNFCWRSSVPAAHRHLVWKLLLQVVPRHAESHDYVRQQQRLAYEELWRAVSALGLTGYTDISPVGNTTDGLFEYHNHNYYHHPRRGGSGPEAPRPEDQLFMWLVSRGQLLHPPRELLRQPESQQFLAIVRKTAGLMDCPVDVFWVSSSVWALLRDNRAAVAAAVTEAAGTVRREHPALHYHLVCSGIFSSGLLTELCLSLFYDVFPESAMEKVLDKVVAGAFGILGCLTAALLLHLQQPLITAATAMGVKSVLSNMRKEEAEMVVAAALEQWLKAGADRK, encoded by the coding sequence ATGGGGGATGAGAAGAACTTTCGGTCTCAGTTCTACAAGAAGGTTGGGCTgcgggaagtggaggaaaagcgGGCACTGGAGGCTCTCCTGAAAGAACAACCCTTAGATTTGGAGCGTCTGACCAACTTTTGTTGGCGTTCATCTGTGCCAGCAGCTCACCGCCACCTGGTGTGGAAGTTGCTGCTGCAGGTGGTCCCACGCCATGCTGAGTCCCACGACTATGtgcggcagcagcagcgtctGGCCTATGAGGAGTTGTGGCGTGCCGTCTCTGCTCTTGGGCTGACTGGCTACACAGATATCTCTCCTGTCGGTAATACCACGGATGGCCTCTTTGagtaccacaaccacaactatTATCACCATCCCCGACGTGGTGGGTCAGGGCCAGAAGCTCCGCGCCCTGAGGACCAGCTATTCATGTGGCTAGTAAGCCGTGGGCAGCTGCTGCATCCCCCAAGGGAACTGTTGAGGCAGCCTGAGAGTCAGCAATTTTTGGCCATCGTTCGCAAGACAGCTGGCCTCATGGACTGCCCTGTGGATGTTTTCTGGGTCAGCTCATCTGTGTGGGCATTGCTGAGGGACAACCGAGCAGCAGTGGCAGCTGCTGTGACAGAGGCGGCCGGCACTGTGCGACGGGAGCACCCAGCCCTCCACTACCACCTGGTATGCAGTGGCATCTTCTCCAGCGGACTACTAACAGAGCTGTGCCTCAGCCTGTTCTATGATGTATTCCCAGAAAGTGCCATGGAGAAAGTCTTAGACAAGGTAGTGGCAGGAGCCTTTGGTATATTGGGTTGCCTTActgctgccctcctcctccacctccagcaACCCCTcatcactgctgccactgctatgGGTGTCAAGAGTGTGCTTAGCAACATGCgcaaagaagaagcagagatgGTGGTGGCCGCAGCCCTGGAACAGTGGCTCAAGGCAGGGGCAGACcgcaagtag
- the LOC123513053 gene encoding FMRFamide neuropeptides-like: MIAVAWVLLSGVAWCLASPLTPVPGAIEASPSTHNAPGSDIPEVPQEKRLLKYFLPSSSSWVPTQQEGSKRGYSRNYLRFGRSEEDKRGGRNFLRFGRADISSIEDTDMLPETEDSMEKRNRNFLRFGRDRNFLRFGRSDAEEFGLPGGPLAFSNLQEDDTEDYPVEEKRAGHRNYLRFGRGNRNFLRFGRDDNRNFLRFGRSVDRQLKEQKVHEAPLAPTTVPHSPAKTQDSHRSKRSASPYSYVVMPSHGPAAWAQDFQPEQEDEDLEVAVDGPEAAVTKRGYNRSFLRFGRDRNFLRFGKRNDDSASDVVVVEPASYPRYQRAPQRNFLRFG; encoded by the exons ATGATTGCCGTGGCGTGGGTTCTCCTCTCGGGCGTGGCTTGGTGCCttgcctctcccctcacccccgtACCAGGCGCCATCGAAGCCTCCCCCTCTACCCACAATGCCCCAGGAAGTGATATCCCCGAGGTTCCTCAAGAAAAGAGACTACTTAAGTACTTCCTCCCCAGCAGCTCCTCATGGGTGCCAACTCAGCAGGAAGGCTCCAAGCGTGGCTACAGCAGGAACTATCTGAG GTTCGGTCGCAGTGAAGAAGACAAGAGGGGAGGTCGCAACTTCCTGAG GTTCGGCCGTGCTGACATCAGCAGCATTGAAGATACTGACATGCTCCCAGAGACCGAAGACTCCATGGAAAAGAGGAACCGTAACTTCCTTCGTTTCGGCCGCGACCGCAACTTCCTGAGGTTTGGACGCTCTGACGCTGAAGAATTCGGTCTTCCCGGAGGACCCCTTGCCTTCTCCAACTTGCAGGAAGATGATACTGAGGACTACCCCGTGGAGGAGAAGCGCGCTGGTCACAGGAACTACCTTCGCTTCGGCCGTGGCAACAGGAACTTCTTGAG GTTCGGACGTGACGACAACCGCAACTTCCTTCGCTTCGGACGCTCCGTCGATCGCCAGCTGAAAGAACAGAAGGTTCATGAAGCACCTCTCGCCCCCACCACTGTCCCACACTCCCCCGCCAAGACCCAGGACTCCCACCGCTCCAAGAGGTCTGCTAGCCCCTACAGCTATGTGGTGATGCCCTCCCATGGTCCCGCTGCCTGGGCCCAGGACTTCCAGCCCGAACAGGAAGACGAAGACCTTGAAGTAGCCGTTGACGGACCCGAGGCCGCCGTGACCAAGCGTGGTTACAACAGGAGCTTCCTTCGCTTCGGCCGTGACCGCAACTTCCTTAGATTCGGCAAGAGGAATGACGATTCTGCCTCcgacgtagtggtggtggaaccCGCCAGCTACCCCCGCTACCAGAGGGCCCCCCAGCGCAACTTCCTCAGATTCGGTTGA